The Vibrio diazotrophicus DNA window GCAGACATTCTTATCGCCACGCCGGGGCGATTGTTGGATCATGCCCATGTTAAGACTCTGTATCTGGGTACGGTTGAAGTTTTGGTTCTGGATGAAGCCGATCGCATGCTGGACATGGGTTTTATGCCAGATATTCAAAGAGTGCTTCGTAAGCTGAATCGTGCTCGCCAAACGCTGTTTTTCTCCGCAACATTCGATAAAAAGATCAAAGAACTCGCTTACCGAATGATGATGGAACCTGTTGAAGTACAGGTATCACCAAGTAATTCAACAGCGGCAACGGTTAAGCAGATGGTTTACCCAGTGAACAAGAAGCGCAAGAGAGAGTTGCTTGCTTATCTAATTGGTTCAAGAAACTGGCAGCAAGTCCTAGTGTTCACAAAAACAAGGCAGGGTAGTGATGCGCTTGCTGCAGAGTTAAAACTAGACGGCATAAAAGCAGCATCCATCAACGGTGATAAGAGCCAAGGAGCAAGACAGAAAGCGCTTGATGACTTTAAAGCCGGAAAAATACGCGCACTGATTGCTACTGATGTAGCTGCCCGAGGCTTAGATATTGAACAGCTAGAGCAAGTAGTGAACTACGACATGCCTTTTAAAGCTGAAGATTACGTACACCGAATTGGTCGTACTGGTCGAGCAGGTAAAGAGGGCTTAGCAGTATCGTTGATGAGTCAAGACGAAGAGCCGTTATTACATGCAATTGAACGTTTATTAGATGAAAGGTTACCGCAAGAGTGGTTGCAGGGATTCGAGCCGAGTATTGAACCAGTCTTTGATGATAACCAACCTGCAAAGCGTAACAGCCGCTCAGCGGAGAAACGTAAAATGAAAGCGAAGTTGAAAATCCATGCTAGCCGAGGCAAGAAAAAGTA harbors:
- a CDS encoding DEAD/DEAH box helicase; protein product: MSEQTPTFQELGIQPALVATLASIGIEIPTAIQTQAIPQVLEGRDVLAGAQTGTGKTAAFGLPLIQRFINNPSDPERKGKDIRSLVLVPTRELAQQVFDNLTAYAKGQNIKIVTAYGGTSMKVQVNNLRGGADILIATPGRLLDHAHVKTLYLGTVEVLVLDEADRMLDMGFMPDIQRVLRKLNRARQTLFFSATFDKKIKELAYRMMMEPVEVQVSPSNSTAATVKQMVYPVNKKRKRELLAYLIGSRNWQQVLVFTKTRQGSDALAAELKLDGIKAASINGDKSQGARQKALDDFKAGKIRALIATDVAARGLDIEQLEQVVNYDMPFKAEDYVHRIGRTGRAGKEGLAVSLMSQDEEPLLHAIERLLDERLPQEWLQGFEPSIEPVFDDNQPAKRNSRSAEKRKMKAKLKIHASRGKKK